The following coding sequences are from one Saprospiraceae bacterium window:
- a CDS encoding MarR family transcriptional regulator has protein sequence MKLELEIRQNIFESEAHKLHVNLLYTAYWIRGKTDQILQPYDLSVEQFNVLRILKGAGNHAVNLKYLAERMLNKQSNASRLVDKLVEKAYVVRESSPNDRRQIELKISETGLEVVREASKLVSKMNVMFDWISDQKKIDFNDSLDRIREEYN, from the coding sequence GTGAAACTGGAACTAGAGATCAGGCAGAATATTTTTGAAAGTGAGGCACACAAGCTTCATGTGAATCTGCTCTATACCGCTTACTGGATTCGTGGAAAGACAGATCAGATTCTCCAGCCTTACGACCTCAGTGTTGAGCAGTTCAATGTCTTACGCATACTCAAAGGGGCAGGCAATCATGCTGTAAATTTGAAATATTTAGCAGAGCGTATGCTCAATAAACAAAGTAATGCCAGCAGATTGGTCGACAAATTGGTTGAAAAGGCTTATGTCGTCAGAGAGAGTAGTCCAAATGATCGCAGACAGATAGAGTTGAAGATCAGTGAAACTGGTTTGGAGGTAGTCCGTGAAGCGAGCAAGTTGGTGAGCAAAATGAATGTGATGTTTGACTGGATCAGCGACCAGAAAAAAATTGATTTCAACGACAGTCTGGATCGAATCCGAGAAGAGTACAATTAA
- a CDS encoding YceI family protein, producing the protein MKKNLFYLGSLVILSAFLMSATMKKQKPVTLNVNTSISKIGWLGKKVVGQHSGQISIKSGQVTLQEGKITGGMFSIDMNTITCDDLKGEYNAKLIGHLKSDDFFGSEKFPTADFKITSVKYIGKTNAQITGDLTIKGITHALTFPTDVTPGKNNVHAKATIKVDRTKYDIKYGSGSFFDNLGDKAIENEFTLTVNLHAGM; encoded by the coding sequence ATGAAAAAAAATCTTTTCTATTTAGGATCTCTTGTGATACTATCGGCTTTTTTGATGTCAGCAACAATGAAGAAGCAGAAACCTGTCACATTAAATGTAAATACATCTATCAGCAAAATTGGTTGGTTAGGTAAAAAAGTAGTGGGTCAACACAGCGGACAAATTTCAATCAAGTCTGGTCAAGTGACCCTTCAAGAAGGCAAAATCACTGGTGGAATGTTCTCTATCGATATGAACACTATTACTTGTGACGACCTCAAAGGTGAGTATAACGCCAAGTTGATCGGTCACTTGAAAAGTGATGATTTTTTCGGTTCTGAAAAATTTCCAACAGCTGATTTTAAAATCACTTCAGTAAAATATATAGGCAAGACAAATGCACAAATTACCGGTGATCTTACGATTAAAGGAATTACTCACGCTTTGACTTTTCCTACAGATGTCACTCCGGGCAAGAACAATGTTCATGCTAAAGCAACCATCAAAGTGGATCGTACCAAATACGATATCAAATATGGTTCAGGCTCTTTTTTCGACAACTTAGGCGACAAAGCAATTGAAAATGAATTTACGCTAACTGTTAATTTACATGCTGGGATGTAA